From a single Lolium rigidum isolate FL_2022 chromosome 7, APGP_CSIRO_Lrig_0.1, whole genome shotgun sequence genomic region:
- the LOC124675273 gene encoding probable protein S-acyltransferase 22: MTQQKSSSCWGATFSALLLIFYPLSFVFSCCQSREWSSEQQDSEEGMFFCSLCEVEVLKYSKHCRVCDKCVDGFDHHCRWLNNCIGKRNYRRFFLLMTTALFLLILQSATGVLVLVLCFVERKEFSTQIVSKLGSSFSIVPFIIVVASCTILAMVALLPIAQLLFFHIILIQKGISTYDYIIALREQEQEEISGQQSPQMSHVSSYTGGLSSTSSFGALRRGSWCTPPRLFLEDQFDVIPSEAGSSHNSATKRKEDEVRRKKTSGAVKISPWALARLNAEEVSRVAAEARKKSKVLVPIRKDDYSLGHETDSSYGGMGSRIDLGPDDTRRTNRRGRPHGDLSLKPVAKISTDVIDSNGSDMGPEALSSLAPLQLEARSAFHPSRAASSANVDGSSPDSSLDSPDLHLYRFSAVSSSATEDLQLAAPTAPGSTPYQGILLSRSTSDGYEASGGEDSDRIPSRIVHRSSNWASIILSTDQNTSSSGILVPKNRSLTSDQVHAQHRN; encoded by the exons ATGACTCAACAGAAGAGCTCATCTTGCTGGGGTGCAACTTTCTCTGCGCTTCTCCTTATATTCTACCctctctcttttgttttctcctGCTGCCAATCACGTGAGTGGTCCTCTGAGCAGCAAGACAGTGAGGAAGGGATGTTTTTCTGCAGCCTCTGTGAAGTTgag GTGTTGAAGTACAGTAAGCATTGTCGAGTTTGTGACAAATGTGTTGATGGGTTTGATCATCACTGCAGA TGGCTCAACAATTGTATTGGAAAAAGAAACTATAGGAGGTTTTTTCTTCTAATGACAACCGCCCTTTTCTTG CTTATCTTACAATCGGCAACTggagtattggtgctagttctctgCTTTGTAGAGCGAAAGGAATTTTCTACGCAAATTGTGTCAAAGCTAGGAAGCAGCTTCTCTATAGTGCCTTTCATCATTGTGGTG GCATCCTGTACCATCCTAGCTATGGTTGCTTTACTGCCAATTGCTCAACTTCTCTTTTTCCACATCATTCTCATCCAGAAG GGCATCAGTACATATGACTACATCATTGCCCTTAGAGAGCAAGAACAAGAAGAGATCAGTGGGCAGCAGAGTCCGCAGATGTCTCATGTAAGCTCCTATACTGGTGGGCTCAGCAGTACTAGTTCCTTTGGTGCACTGCGTCGTGGTTCATGGTGCACTCCTCCAAGACTGTTTCTTGAGGATCAG TTTGATGTTATTCCATCGGAGGCTGGCTCTTCGCATAATTCTGCTACCAAGAGAAAAGAAGATGAAGTAAGGAGGAAGAAAACCTCAGGGGCTGTGAAAATTAGTCCATGGGCATTGGCTCGTCTTAATGCAGAAGAAGTTTCTCGAGTTGCTGCTGAGGCTCGGAAGAAGTCCAAAGTTTTAGTGCCTATCAGAAAAGATGATTATTCGCTCGGGCATGAAACAGATAGTAGCTATGGAGGCATGGGCAGTAGGATTGATCTAGGGCCTGATGACACGAGGAGAACAAACAGGAGAGGAAGGCCCCATGGTGATCTCTCTCTTAAACCTGTTGCAAAAATATCAACAGATGTTATTGATAGTAATGGCAGTGACATGGGCCCTGAAGCATTATCCAGTTTAGCACCACTGCAACTTGAGGCGCGGAGTGCCTTTCATCCAAGTAGAGCTGCTTCTTCTGCTAACGTTGATGGTTCATCTCCAGATAGCAGTTTGGACTCGCCTGATCTGCACCTGTACCGATTCTCAGCTGTCTCCTCATCTGCAACTGAAGACTTGCAGTTGGCAGCTCCCACTGCCCCAGGGAGCACTCCATATCAAGGGATCCTGCTGTCTAGATCAACCAGTGATGGCTACGAAGCATCAGGTGGTGAAGACAGTGACCGTATTCCGTCGAGGATAGTGCATCGCTCCTCAAACTGGGCAAGCATCATACTCAGCACTGATCAGAATACGTCCTCATCTGGCATCCTTGTGCCGAAGAACAGATCCTTGACTTCAGATCAAGTCCATGCGCAGCACAGAAATTGA
- the LOC124669347 gene encoding uncharacterized protein LOC124669347: MAQPRNGAVRLPQMNALEVLRETVRVLRADPHAFTSVLFLLLCPASGVLLLSAAALEGTLVLPLARRLLAAAAESGLPATHFLRQLAHHLAATLVAAVVSFPALLTLLLAARAAVAYAVAAVYAGKPLPAADLSLLARRAWPRLAATYGLSCAAVVACLAASLALLVTVCSTLKSLLYPPDVVVSAGLLTVLAFSVVYAHAIIISNLGGVIAVLEDVAGANALRRSVQLMRGQTHVGLLIFLLSTIGLAFVEGLFEHRVKTLSYGDGTSRLWEGPLLILMYSFVMLIDSMMSAVFYFTCRSSSLEILDEEGGSVAELEMMVDGKSHEVR; the protein is encoded by the coding sequence ATGGCGCAGCCGCGGAACGGGGCGGTGCGGCTGCCGCAGATGAACGCGCTGGAGGTGCTGCGGGAGACGGTGCGCGTGCTGCGCGCGGACCCGCACGCCTTCACCTCCGTGCTCTTCCTCCTGCTCTGCCCGGcctcgggcgtcctcctcctctccgccgccgcgctcGAGGGCacgctcgtcctccccctcgcgcgccgcctcctcgccgccgccgcggagtcGGGCCTGCCCGCCACGCACTTCCTCAGGCAGCTCGCGCACCACCTCGCCGCcacgctcgtcgccgccgtcgtctccTTCCCGGCGCTCCTCACGCTGCTcctcgccgcgcgcgccgccgtcgcctacgccgtcgccgccgtgtaCGCCGGGAAGCCCCTCCCCGCCGCCGACCTCTCCCTCCTCGCGCGCCGCGCCTGGCCGCGCCTCGCCGCCACCTACGGCCTGTCctgcgccgccgtcgtcgcctgccTCGCCGCCTCCCTCGCGCTCCTCGTCACCGTCTGCTCCACGCTCAAGTCCCTGCTCTACCCGCCGGACGTCGTCGTCAGCGCCGGCCTCCTCACGGTCCTGGCATTCTCCGTGGTGTACGCGCACGCCATCATAATCTCCAACCTCGGCGGAGTCATCGCCgttctcgaggacgtggccgGGGCCAATGCGCTGCGCCGGTCCGTGCAGCTGATGCGCGGGCAAACCCATGTCGGGCTGCTCATCTTTCTTCTGTCCACCATTGGCCTCGCCTTCGTCGAGGGGCTGTTTGAGCACAGGGTTAAGACGCTCAGCTACGGAGATGGCACGTCAAGGCTCTGGGAGGGGCCATTGCTTATTCTCATGTACTCCTTTGTGATGCTGATCGATTCCATGATGAGCGCCGTGTTCTACTTCACTTGCCGGTCATCAAGCTTGGAAATTCTGGATGAGGAAGGCGGCTCCGTTGCGGAGCTTGAGATGATGGTGGATGGCAAGTCACATGAAGTCAGGTGA